A genomic stretch from uncultured Pseudodesulfovibrio sp. includes:
- a CDS encoding 4Fe-4S dicluster domain-containing protein, whose protein sequence is MSKTKETATVESKGFSRRGFLKTAGKAAGGLAAGIFCLKETGTLAFAARPDGCTVPPARYELRFNADICAGCAYCEVACAQFHAGDADPLASRNTFTLKPVLDFIGVSALSANAPGWPQGLARATFAEFSENELCQQCASPECMDACPENAIYVDPKTGARVVKEELCVGCGDCEEACQFNMIKVNPHTEKATKCDLCGGDPQCVAWCPTQAITFHKI, encoded by the coding sequence ATGAGTAAAACCAAGGAAACAGCCACAGTGGAAAGCAAAGGCTTTTCGCGTCGCGGCTTTCTGAAAACTGCGGGCAAGGCTGCCGGTGGCCTGGCTGCGGGAATTTTCTGTCTCAAGGAAACCGGCACGTTGGCCTTTGCCGCCCGACCCGATGGGTGCACCGTGCCTCCGGCCCGTTATGAATTGCGATTCAATGCCGACATCTGTGCCGGTTGCGCGTATTGCGAAGTCGCCTGTGCCCAATTCCATGCCGGTGACGCTGATCCTTTGGCAAGCCGCAACACCTTTACCCTCAAGCCGGTCCTCGACTTCATCGGCGTAAGTGCATTGTCCGCCAATGCTCCGGGCTGGCCTCAGGGTTTGGCTCGCGCCACATTTGCCGAATTTTCCGAAAACGAACTCTGTCAGCAGTGCGCGTCTCCCGAGTGTATGGACGCCTGTCCCGAGAACGCCATTTACGTGGACCCAAAGACCGGCGCCCGAGTGGTCAAGGAAGAATTGTGTGTGGGGTGTGGAGACTGTGAGGAAGCCTGTCAGTTCAATATGATCAAGGTCAATCCCCATACGGAAAAAGCCACCAAGTGTGACCTGTGCGGCGGCGACCCACAGTGTGTCGCATGGTGTCCCACGCAGGCTATCACTTTCCACAAGATTTAA
- the hypB gene encoding hydrogenase nickel incorporation protein HypB — MSKEVTIVRNVLEANDRLADELQKKFRVKNILCLNLMSSPGAGKTTLLERTLTDLKDEFKMAVIEGDLQTDNDAQRVAATGAQAVQINTEGGCHLDSGMVLDALKAIDTDGLDILFIENVGNLVCPAEFNVGEDYKVTLLSVAEGDDKPEKYPFMFHISAVMLLNKTDLLPYVDFDMDKAKNHATALNKDIEVMPISARTGENMEQWYNWLRAKRAEKK; from the coding sequence ATGTCCAAGGAAGTCACTATAGTTCGCAATGTGCTTGAGGCCAACGATCGTCTGGCCGATGAGCTGCAAAAGAAATTTCGCGTCAAGAATATCCTGTGTCTGAATCTCATGAGTTCTCCGGGCGCAGGCAAAACGACGTTGTTGGAACGGACACTGACCGATCTCAAGGACGAGTTTAAAATGGCTGTCATCGAAGGAGACCTCCAGACCGACAACGATGCGCAACGTGTGGCCGCAACCGGCGCACAGGCCGTGCAGATCAATACCGAGGGCGGCTGCCATCTGGATTCAGGCATGGTTCTGGACGCACTCAAGGCCATTGACACCGACGGGCTGGACATCCTGTTCATTGAGAATGTCGGCAATCTTGTCTGTCCTGCTGAATTCAATGTGGGTGAAGACTATAAGGTCACTTTGCTGTCCGTTGCCGAGGGCGACGACAAGCCGGAGAAGTACCCGTTCATGTTCCATATCTCCGCAGTCATGCTGCTCAACAAGACCGACCTGCTTCCTTACGTTGATTTTGATATGGATAAGGCCAAGAACCACGCCACGGCCCTGAACAAGGATATCGAGGTTATGCCTATTTCTGCTCGTACGGGCGAAAATATGGAGCAGTGGTACAACTGGCTGCGCGCCAAACGTGCCGAGAAAAAGTAG
- the ribB gene encoding 3,4-dihydroxy-2-butanone-4-phosphate synthase, with the protein MNQSLLNQFGDPIQRVENALTALREGRGILVTDNEDRENEGDLIFAAETLTDDQMAMLIRECSGIVCLCLTDEKIRSLNLPMMVDENSSQYQTAFTISIEAAQGVTTGVSAADRVTTVKAAISENATPADIASPGHVFPLRARPGGVLERGGHTEATVDMTRLAGLAPCGVLCEVTNPDGTMARTPEIIEFGKKHNMPVCTVDDIVEYRKARKRKAA; encoded by the coding sequence ATGAATCAGTCTTTACTCAATCAGTTCGGCGATCCCATTCAGCGGGTCGAGAACGCACTCACGGCACTCCGTGAAGGCCGTGGCATTCTTGTCACGGACAACGAGGACCGTGAAAACGAAGGTGATCTCATCTTCGCAGCCGAAACCCTCACTGACGATCAGATGGCCATGCTCATTCGCGAATGTAGCGGCATTGTCTGTCTCTGTCTGACCGACGAGAAAATTCGGTCCCTCAACCTGCCCATGATGGTTGATGAAAACAGCAGCCAATACCAAACCGCGTTCACCATTTCCATCGAAGCGGCACAAGGTGTGACCACCGGCGTGTCTGCTGCTGACCGGGTGACCACCGTCAAGGCGGCTATCAGCGAAAACGCCACGCCTGCGGATATCGCCAGTCCCGGCCATGTGTTTCCGCTCCGCGCCCGCCCCGGCGGCGTCCTTGAACGCGGCGGACACACCGAAGCCACCGTGGACATGACTCGCTTGGCCGGTCTGGCCCCGTGCGGCGTACTCTGCGAAGTGACCAACCCGGACGGCACCATGGCCCGCACTCCGGAAATCATCGAATTCGGCAAAAAGCACAACATGCCCGTCTGCACGGTGGACGACATCGTTGAATACCGCAAAGCCCGCAAACGCAAAGCCGCCTAA
- a CDS encoding PAS domain S-box protein: METTADTLQSEAIIEAQRTRIAELESELGKYQGVLDAMSDGILILQDTFFDCNKSACRIWKADKGQILGRSPAEFAPKRQPNGRDSQVMAREKIKAAAEGTPQRFFWKDKRGDGSLIDTEVSLKAVTINGEQYVVATIRDITEDLRRERKRATLFDRMEGIIEKRTEELRSSHDALEDERSYRARVEDDLERADMELNQVFETSMDGLIVTDNKKNILKINRAFSELSGFGHDDIQSKKCFEVFPCHGCDGVHCVASARLMGRDRADYETDCHDASGKPIPCSLTATKLKDSDGIPIGMVVSYRNITDYRQWVEALQHSEALHRITLASISDAVFITDDEGHFIYISPSVKTVFGYTEHEVRWFDEISALLGEDFYDRTRLAAFGEIRNIELSVCDKLGRQHELIVNVKKVSIQNGTTLITCRDITEKRKAEQEATLKQEQLVQAGKMVSLGILVSGVAHEVNNPNNYIMLNSQLLSRMWAGATPALDRYYDDNGDFTLGGLKYSQARDRVPRLFDSVLEGSERIKRIVKDLKDYARHDSTKVDQAVYLNSVLKHSLNLLANQIKQATFNFEVQYDHGRPMVRGNYQKIEQVIINLIQNSCEALPEKSCAITVTTRLDTDSGSAVVEVVDEGTGISKNDLPHVTDPFFTTKRDIGGTGLGLSVSHKIVSEHNGTLEFFPRTDRGTRAVLTLPVEPHSS; the protein is encoded by the coding sequence ATGGAGACAACAGCCGACACGCTACAGTCAGAGGCGATCATCGAGGCGCAGCGGACACGCATAGCAGAGCTTGAATCAGAACTCGGCAAGTATCAGGGCGTGCTCGACGCCATGTCCGACGGCATCCTCATCCTGCAGGACACGTTTTTTGACTGCAACAAGAGTGCATGCCGTATCTGGAAGGCGGACAAAGGCCAGATCCTTGGACGTTCTCCTGCAGAGTTCGCCCCGAAAAGACAACCTAATGGCCGGGACTCGCAAGTCATGGCCCGGGAAAAGATCAAGGCCGCCGCTGAAGGCACCCCTCAGCGTTTTTTCTGGAAAGACAAGCGTGGGGACGGCTCACTCATAGACACCGAAGTGTCCCTCAAGGCCGTGACCATCAACGGCGAGCAATACGTGGTCGCCACCATCCGCGACATCACGGAAGATCTTCGCCGGGAACGGAAGCGGGCCACCCTGTTTGACCGCATGGAAGGCATCATCGAGAAACGCACTGAAGAATTGCGGTCTTCGCATGACGCCCTCGAGGATGAACGGTCATACCGGGCACGCGTGGAAGATGATCTGGAACGGGCCGACATGGAATTGAACCAGGTGTTCGAGACTTCCATGGACGGATTGATCGTCACGGACAACAAGAAAAACATCCTCAAGATCAACCGGGCGTTTTCCGAACTGTCCGGATTCGGACACGATGACATCCAGAGCAAGAAATGCTTTGAAGTTTTTCCCTGTCATGGCTGTGACGGGGTCCACTGCGTGGCTTCGGCTAGGTTGATGGGACGAGACCGGGCAGATTATGAAACAGACTGCCACGACGCCTCGGGCAAGCCCATTCCCTGCTCGCTGACAGCAACCAAACTCAAGGATTCTGACGGCATCCCCATCGGCATGGTGGTGAGTTACCGCAACATTACCGACTATCGTCAGTGGGTCGAAGCGCTGCAACACTCCGAGGCACTGCACCGCATTACCCTCGCCAGTATTTCGGATGCCGTGTTCATCACCGATGACGAAGGCCATTTTATCTACATCAGCCCCAGTGTGAAAACCGTGTTCGGCTATACCGAACATGAGGTGCGCTGGTTTGACGAAATATCAGCCCTGCTGGGTGAGGATTTCTATGATCGAACCCGACTGGCCGCATTCGGCGAAATTCGCAACATCGAGCTGTCCGTCTGCGACAAGCTGGGGCGTCAGCATGAGTTGATAGTCAACGTAAAAAAAGTCTCCATTCAGAACGGAACCACACTGATTACCTGTCGCGACATCACGGAAAAGCGAAAGGCCGAACAGGAGGCCACGCTCAAACAGGAACAACTGGTTCAGGCAGGCAAGATGGTCAGCCTCGGAATTCTGGTGTCGGGCGTGGCTCACGAGGTGAATAATCCCAACAACTATATCATGCTCAACTCCCAACTGCTCTCACGCATGTGGGCCGGGGCCACTCCGGCTCTGGACCGATATTACGACGACAACGGAGATTTCACCCTCGGCGGCCTGAAATACAGTCAGGCCCGAGACCGGGTGCCGCGCCTATTTGACAGCGTACTGGAGGGGTCCGAACGGATCAAACGAATCGTCAAGGATCTCAAAGATTATGCCCGCCATGACTCCACGAAAGTGGATCAGGCCGTGTATCTCAATTCCGTACTCAAACATTCGTTGAATCTTCTAGCGAACCAGATCAAGCAGGCCACCTTCAACTTTGAGGTGCAATACGACCATGGTCGCCCCATGGTGCGCGGCAATTATCAGAAGATCGAACAGGTCATCATCAATCTGATTCAGAATTCCTGTGAAGCCCTGCCCGAAAAAAGTTGCGCCATCACCGTGACTACCCGTCTGGACACAGACAGCGGCAGTGCCGTGGTCGAAGTCGTGGACGAAGGAACCGGCATCTCGAAAAACGATCTCCCACATGTGACCGACCCCTTTTTCACGACCAAACGGGATATCGGCGGCACCGGCCTTGGATTGTCCGTCTCCCACAAAATCGTGAGCGAGCACAACGGCACCCTGGAGTTCTTCCCCCGAACAGACAGAGGAACCCGAGCCGTACTCACCCTGCCTGTCGAACCTCATTCAAGTTAA
- a CDS encoding sigma-54 dependent transcriptional regulator, whose translation MYTPHILIVDDEPASIDSFELILMAGGVTDIMRCDDSRRVMDMLAERSVDLMLLDLVMPHITGEELLEQIKDAHPNVEVVIITGIDTVDSAVNCMRLGAFDYLVKPVDETRLMSTVTRALEMHRLKRENSSLRSGFLSDEPDRPEAFAHMVARDARMLRMFKYVEAVAGSGQPVLITGESGTGKELLARALHTLTAEGKPFVPVNVAGVDDTVFSDTLFGHLKGAYTGAQNARAGLVEQASGGCLFLDEIGDLSAASQVKLLRLIQEREYFPLGADLPKSAEARVVAATHCDLEAARDDNRFRTDLYYRLCIHHVHIPPLRERSDDIPLLVEHFVHKAAAQLDRKPPHVPDRLIARLTAYAFPGNVRELESMIFDAVSNCTGDTLPVAAFRERLANDAGVQRIETGPADMVTFPDSLPTLAQASDQLVEEAMRRSGGKQTAAARMLGISQPALSKRLKKMAAEDI comes from the coding sequence ATGTATACACCGCACATACTCATTGTGGACGACGAACCCGCATCCATCGACAGCTTTGAGCTGATCCTCATGGCCGGGGGCGTGACCGACATCATGCGTTGTGACGACAGCCGTCGCGTCATGGACATGCTGGCTGAACGGTCAGTGGACCTGATGTTGCTCGATCTGGTCATGCCCCATATCACCGGCGAGGAACTGCTCGAACAGATCAAGGACGCGCATCCGAACGTCGAAGTGGTCATCATCACCGGCATCGACACCGTGGATTCCGCCGTGAACTGCATGCGGCTGGGCGCGTTCGATTATCTGGTCAAGCCAGTGGATGAAACCCGGCTCATGTCCACCGTGACCCGTGCCCTGGAAATGCACCGGCTCAAGCGGGAGAACTCCAGTCTGCGCAGTGGGTTCCTTTCCGACGAGCCGGACCGCCCCGAGGCCTTTGCCCACATGGTGGCCCGGGATGCCCGCATGCTCAGGATGTTCAAATATGTCGAAGCCGTGGCCGGTTCCGGCCAGCCTGTGCTCATTACAGGCGAGTCCGGCACTGGTAAGGAGCTGCTGGCGCGCGCCCTGCACACCCTGACCGCCGAGGGCAAGCCGTTTGTTCCGGTTAATGTGGCCGGAGTGGATGACACTGTCTTCAGCGACACGTTGTTCGGCCACCTCAAAGGCGCGTATACCGGAGCACAAAATGCACGGGCCGGGCTGGTGGAACAGGCTTCTGGCGGCTGTCTGTTCCTGGACGAGATCGGCGATCTTTCAGCCGCCTCGCAGGTCAAACTTCTGCGACTCATTCAGGAACGGGAATACTTCCCCCTTGGTGCCGACCTGCCGAAATCCGCTGAAGCTCGTGTCGTTGCCGCCACCCATTGCGACCTTGAGGCGGCCCGTGATGACAACCGTTTTCGGACTGACCTGTATTATCGACTGTGCATCCACCATGTCCATATACCACCCCTGCGGGAACGTTCCGACGACATCCCGCTGCTGGTCGAGCATTTCGTGCATAAGGCCGCTGCCCAATTGGACCGAAAACCGCCGCACGTCCCTGACAGGTTGATCGCACGACTGACTGCCTACGCGTTCCCTGGCAATGTGCGCGAACTGGAGTCCATGATCTTTGACGCTGTCAGCAACTGCACCGGAGACACACTGCCAGTGGCAGCCTTTCGGGAACGATTGGCAAACGATGCCGGGGTGCAGCGGATTGAGACGGGGCCAGCCGACATGGTCACGTTCCCGGACTCTTTGCCCACACTGGCTCAGGCATCAGATCAACTGGTGGAGGAAGCCATGCGTCGGTCCGGCGGCAAACAAACCGCCGCAGCACGTATGCTCGGCATATCCCAGCCCGCTTTGTCCAAGCGGTTGAAGAAGATGGCTGCCGAAGATATTTGA
- a CDS encoding transporter substrate-binding domain-containing protein codes for MIAIAFVLMQTAMAQGKSIKVVTEEWPPYTQRINGEVRGVVTEIVRATLERANLDYSLELYPWARAYDMALTQKDVLIYSIFKLPVREPHFKWIRIEGLSIDMYLFSPKHRTDIALSTLEEAKHYRIGVTRETSTHHFLLSQGFQDGINLFPVNCEQQNKMKSSANISRIDLTTGDKLSLAHWLSQEGHPSDYWVPRVPLFNEDFYMAFGNQTSDDVVEAVRKAFAAIREEGQLNAIVDKYWRMFE; via the coding sequence ATGATTGCCATTGCCTTTGTCCTTATGCAGACGGCAATGGCTCAGGGGAAAAGCATAAAAGTTGTCACCGAAGAGTGGCCACCGTATACTCAAAGGATTAACGGAGAAGTCCGTGGCGTCGTGACAGAAATCGTCCGGGCCACACTGGAGAGGGCCAACCTCGACTATTCTCTTGAACTGTACCCGTGGGCCAGGGCATATGATATGGCCCTAACGCAGAAAGATGTCCTCATTTATTCCATCTTCAAGCTGCCGGTCAGGGAGCCCCACTTCAAATGGATCAGGATTGAAGGACTATCCATTGACATGTATCTGTTCAGCCCGAAGCACCGCACAGACATCGCGCTTTCCACTCTGGAAGAAGCAAAACACTATCGGATCGGTGTAACCCGCGAAACGTCCACGCATCATTTCCTGCTGTCACAGGGATTTCAAGATGGGATCAATCTGTTCCCCGTCAACTGTGAACAACAAAACAAAATGAAATCTTCAGCGAACATCTCGCGTATAGACCTGACAACTGGGGACAAGCTGTCACTGGCCCATTGGCTCAGCCAGGAGGGACATCCATCAGACTACTGGGTTCCTCGGGTACCGCTGTTCAATGAAGATTTTTATATGGCGTTCGGTAACCAGACCTCTGACGACGTTGTAGAAGCTGTGCGCAAAGCATTCGCGGCAATTCGGGAAGAGGGGCAACTGAACGCCATAGTAGACAAATACTGGCGCATGTTCGAATAA
- a CDS encoding hydrogenase maturation nickel metallochaperone HypA gives MSIVESILGILREEMVKYDGQKLKKVTIKNGQLAGAVSESLKFAWDALIPGGEFDGAELEIIEVPVKVACGECGEAFSPEHARCMPCPKCEALLGHHVLEGKELLIDSIEVDDQQ, from the coding sequence ATGTCAATCGTCGAATCCATCCTCGGTATCTTACGTGAAGAAATGGTCAAATATGATGGCCAAAAGCTCAAGAAAGTCACCATCAAGAACGGTCAACTGGCCGGTGCGGTGTCTGAATCCCTGAAATTTGCCTGGGACGCACTTATTCCCGGTGGCGAATTTGACGGCGCTGAGCTGGAGATTATCGAGGTGCCGGTCAAGGTCGCGTGCGGTGAGTGTGGCGAGGCGTTCAGCCCGGAGCATGCCAGGTGCATGCCGTGCCCGAAATGCGAGGCATTGCTCGGTCACCACGTATTGGAAGGAAAAGAACTGTTGATCGACTCCATTGAAGTGGACGACCAGCAGTAA
- the ilvD gene encoding dihydroxy-acid dehydratase, which produces MRSKKMTGGLEKAPHRSLLYATGMSKEEMDRPLIGVCNAANEIIPGHVHLDTIAEAVKKGIMLAGGTPMEFPAIGVCDGLAMNHEGMRMSLPSREIIADSVEIMATAHPFDAIVCIPNCDKIVPGMLMAILRLNIPAVVISGGPMLAGRKKTADLINVFEGVGKVKAGTMTEEELEEFEQSACPTCGSCAGMFTANSMNCLSESIGLALPGNGTIPAVMSARVRLAKQAGMQVMEMLERNIKPRDIVTAKAVHNAVTMDMALGCSTNTTLHLPALFAEAGLDLNLEMFNEISKKTPNLCKLSPAGPHFMEDLNESGGIPGVMSELVKRDLLNLDVMTVTGKTLGENLKDLDAKVTNHTVVRPIDNPYSEEGGIAILYGNIAPEGCCVKQSAVAPEMMRNTGTAKVYTSEEDAVEAILGGNIVSGDVVVVLYEGPKGGPGMREMLTPTSAISGMGLGESVALLTDGRFSGGTRGAAIGHISPEAAAGGPCALIQNGDRIEIDIPARKIHLLVDDAELDERRKKHVPVTKEVKSPFLRRYAKLVTSASRGAVYEK; this is translated from the coding sequence ATGCGTAGTAAAAAAATGACTGGTGGATTGGAAAAGGCCCCGCACCGTTCGCTGTTATACGCGACCGGAATGTCCAAGGAAGAAATGGACAGGCCGCTGATCGGCGTATGCAACGCTGCCAATGAGATTATTCCCGGTCATGTTCATCTGGATACCATTGCCGAAGCCGTAAAAAAGGGCATCATGCTGGCTGGCGGTACCCCCATGGAATTTCCGGCCATCGGTGTCTGTGACGGACTGGCAATGAACCATGAAGGCATGCGCATGTCCCTGCCGAGCCGCGAAATCATCGCTGATTCCGTGGAAATCATGGCGACCGCCCATCCCTTTGACGCCATCGTGTGTATTCCCAACTGCGACAAGATCGTGCCGGGTATGCTCATGGCGATCCTGCGCCTGAATATTCCCGCGGTTGTCATATCCGGCGGCCCCATGCTGGCCGGTCGCAAGAAAACCGCCGACCTTATCAATGTTTTCGAAGGCGTGGGCAAGGTCAAGGCCGGTACCATGACCGAGGAAGAGTTGGAAGAATTTGAACAGTCCGCCTGTCCAACCTGCGGCTCGTGCGCCGGGATGTTCACGGCCAACTCCATGAACTGTCTGTCCGAGTCCATCGGGCTGGCTTTGCCCGGCAACGGCACCATCCCGGCGGTCATGTCCGCCCGTGTCCGTCTGGCCAAACAGGCCGGTATGCAGGTTATGGAAATGCTGGAACGCAACATCAAGCCGCGTGACATCGTGACCGCCAAAGCCGTGCACAACGCCGTGACCATGGACATGGCACTGGGGTGTTCCACCAACACCACGTTGCACTTGCCCGCCCTGTTCGCCGAAGCCGGTCTCGACCTGAACCTTGAGATGTTCAACGAGATCAGCAAAAAAACACCGAACCTGTGCAAGCTGTCCCCGGCAGGTCCGCATTTCATGGAAGACCTCAACGAATCCGGCGGTATCCCGGGCGTCATGTCCGAGCTGGTCAAGCGCGACCTGCTCAACCTTGATGTCATGACCGTCACAGGCAAGACTCTGGGCGAGAATCTCAAGGATCTGGACGCCAAGGTCACGAATCATACGGTTGTCCGTCCCATCGACAATCCGTATTCCGAAGAAGGCGGCATCGCCATTCTGTATGGCAACATCGCGCCTGAGGGCTGCTGTGTAAAACAATCCGCCGTGGCTCCCGAAATGATGCGAAACACCGGCACAGCCAAGGTGTATACTTCCGAAGAAGATGCGGTCGAGGCCATTCTCGGCGGCAACATCGTATCGGGTGACGTAGTGGTGGTTTTATATGAAGGCCCCAAGGGCGGCCCCGGCATGCGTGAAATGCTCACCCCCACCTCGGCCATTTCCGGCATGGGACTGGGTGAATCCGTAGCCCTGCTGACGGATGGCCGGTTCTCCGGCGGAACACGCGGCGCGGCCATCGGCCATATCTCGCCCGAAGCAGCGGCTGGCGGCCCGTGCGCACTGATTCAGAATGGTGACAGGATTGAAATCGACATTCCGGCACGGAAAATCCACCTGCTGGTGGACGACGCCGAACTCGACGAGCGTCGAAAAAAGCATGTGCCTGTGACCAAGGAAGTCAAATCGCCTTTCCTGCGGCGATACGCCAAGCTTGTGACCTCGGCTTCACGCGGCGCAGTCTACGAAAAATAA
- a CDS encoding pyridoxal phosphate-dependent aminotransferase: protein MQLISPQISGYMKRSSWIRKMFEEGIALKKQFGEDAVCDFSLGNPDLPPPAAIKDALAELAEQADKPFFMGYMPNYGYPDVRQRLAEEVSREQGVDVPADSLVITCGAAGALNSFFRAVLGPGDEVLVPAPFFVEYGFYCENHGASLVSVPSKPLTFELDIEAMDAAITDKTRVVLINSPNNPTGAVYSRAELDALAAMLHKHNEGRERPIFILSDEPYRFLAFDGVDVPSVLDVYPYSVVCSSFSKNLSMAGERIGYALVNPAMEDKDILVGGIVLANRILGFVNAPALAQKILGKVLGSSVDISIYDKRRKAMASILDNAGCEYTMPKGAFYFFPKAPGGDDIAFCAALQEEKILAVPGTGFGCPGYFRLAFCVGENVILRAKDGFARAMEEYR from the coding sequence ATGCAACTGATCTCACCCCAAATATCCGGCTACATGAAACGGTCCTCCTGGATTCGTAAAATGTTTGAGGAAGGAATTGCCCTGAAGAAACAGTTCGGTGAAGACGCTGTCTGCGACTTCAGTCTGGGCAACCCGGATCTGCCTCCGCCAGCCGCCATCAAGGACGCTCTGGCTGAATTGGCGGAGCAGGCGGATAAACCGTTTTTCATGGGGTATATGCCCAATTACGGCTACCCGGATGTGCGTCAGCGGCTGGCTGAGGAAGTGAGCAGGGAGCAGGGCGTGGATGTCCCTGCCGACAGCCTGGTTATCACCTGCGGTGCGGCCGGTGCGCTCAATTCTTTTTTCCGTGCAGTGCTCGGCCCGGGCGATGAAGTGCTGGTTCCGGCTCCGTTTTTTGTGGAGTACGGTTTCTATTGCGAAAACCACGGCGCATCACTGGTCTCGGTCCCGTCCAAGCCCCTGACCTTTGAACTGGATATTGAAGCCATGGACGCGGCCATTACGGACAAGACCCGTGTGGTGCTCATCAACTCGCCTAACAACCCTACGGGTGCAGTCTACTCCCGTGCGGAGCTGGATGCCTTGGCGGCCATGCTGCACAAGCATAATGAAGGCCGCGAGAGACCTATTTTCATTCTGTCGGACGAACCGTATCGTTTCCTTGCCTTCGACGGGGTGGACGTTCCGAGCGTGCTTGATGTCTACCCCTACTCGGTGGTCTGTTCTTCCTTTTCCAAAAACCTATCCATGGCAGGTGAGCGCATCGGGTACGCACTGGTCAATCCGGCCATGGAGGACAAGGATATTCTTGTCGGCGGCATTGTCCTGGCAAATCGCATCCTCGGTTTCGTCAACGCTCCGGCCCTGGCGCAGAAAATCCTCGGCAAAGTGCTGGGCAGCTCCGTGGATATCTCGATTTACGACAAACGTCGCAAGGCCATGGCTTCGATTCTGGACAACGCCGGCTGTGAATACACCATGCCCAAGGGTGCTTTCTACTTCTTCCCCAAGGCTCCGGGTGGTGACGACATCGCCTTCTGTGCCGCTTTGCAGGAAGAGAAGATCCTGGCCGTCCCCGGCACCGGCTTTGGCTGTCCCGGTTATTTCAGGCTGGCATTCTGTGTTGGCGAAAACGTGATTCTGCGCGCCAAAGACGGTTTTGCCAGAGCCATGGAAGAGTATAGGTAA